In Leucobacter denitrificans, the genomic window GTCTCTGTCGGCGGATACCTCGACGTCGCTCTGCGTGACTTTGGCCTGCTCGTCGGGGCGCTCGCGCTTTCTGCTCTCGCGTTCGGGCGCCACGCTCACAGTCGCTGAGAGCAAGCGGATCCACCGATCGGTGGATGGGGAAATCAGCTAGATAGTCACTGTTGCGCAGCCCGCGGGTTCGCGAGACTTGAGGTATGGATCAAGTAACTGCGAAGAAAGCTGTCGTGAGTGTCAGCGGTCTCACGAAACGGTACGCGGGTCGCGACGTGCTCGCGGGGATCGACCTCGAGATTGCGGCGGGCGAAACCTACGCGCTGCTCGGCCCGAACGGCGCCGGCAAGAGTACGACGATTGAGGTGCTTGAGGGGATCCGCCGCCCGGGAGGTGGTGAGGTGAGTGTGCTGGGTGAGGATCCACTGTCGGCCTCGCGCGCGTGGCGCTCGCGCATCGGCATCGTCGCGCAGAGCACCGGCGACCTCGGCGTCTACACACCGCGCGAGCTCATCTCGCACTTCGGGTCGCTGTACCCCAACCCGCGCGGCGTCGACGAGGTGCTCGACCTTGTAGGTCTCACCGACCGGGCGAGCGTGCGCGCGACCAAGCTCTCGGGCGGGCAACAGCGCAGGCTCGACGTCGCGCTCGGCATCGTTGGCCGCCCCGAACTGCTCTTCCTCGATGAGCCGACAACCGGGTTCGACCCCGAGGCGCGCCGCCAGTTCTGGGACATGCTCGCGGGGCTCACCGGCGAGGGCACGGCGATTCTGCTCACGACGCACTATCTCGATGAGGCGGCGCATCTTGCGGATCGCGTGGGCGTGCTCACTGGTGGCACGATCGTGGCAGAGGCACCTCCCGCGCAACTCGGGGGCGCCGACGCTCGCGTGCCAATTGTGCGCTGGCGCGACGCCGGTGGATCACTGCGCGAAGAGCGCACGCACACTCCCGGCGCACTGATCGAGAAGCTCTGTGCTGAGGCACGCGAATTGGGCTTCGCGAAAGGTGAACCCGCCGAACTCGAAGTGCGCAGGCCAACGCTCGAAGAGATCTACCTCGAACTCATCGGGGCGAACGGTGCTGGTGGCGCTGACGAACTGACCGAAGCTACCGATACGAACGGAGCAGACCAGTGAACGCAGCAACGACCCCACGAACCGCGGCTGGGCGATCGACCATGAAGGCCAGCCCGGCACACAAGCCGTCGAACGTCTTTCTCGACGGCATCTCGAGCATGAACTTCGAACTGCGCGGATACTTCAGGTCGCCCGACACGGTGTTCTTCACATTCCTCTTTCCGATTCTTCTGCTCGCAATCTTTGGTGTCGCATTCGGTTCGGTCGGCGAGATCGGCGCGCTGCCTGATGGCACCGGCGGCGTCACGATGGCC contains:
- a CDS encoding ABC transporter ATP-binding protein, producing MDQVTAKKAVVSVSGLTKRYAGRDVLAGIDLEIAAGETYALLGPNGAGKSTTIEVLEGIRRPGGGEVSVLGEDPLSASRAWRSRIGIVAQSTGDLGVYTPRELISHFGSLYPNPRGVDEVLDLVGLTDRASVRATKLSGGQQRRLDVALGIVGRPELLFLDEPTTGFDPEARRQFWDMLAGLTGEGTAILLTTHYLDEAAHLADRVGVLTGGTIVAEAPPAQLGGADARVPIVRWRDAGGSLREERTHTPGALIEKLCAEARELGFAKGEPAELEVRRPTLEEIYLELIGANGAGGADELTEATDTNGADQ